In Janthinobacterium sp. B9-8, the genomic stretch CGGGTTTGATTAAGCCTAAGCGGCCAGAAACCACAATATCTTTAAAGCGATGCAAGAGGGGATAGTTTTCCCAAGCATAAGGGAAAGTCTCATCCGACCAATTGGTCAGGCCATAAAGCGGGATTTCGGCAGCTTCTAATTGCTCCATCAGTGCAACACCCTCAGCGAGCGTGCCGCGTAATGTTTCTGGCCAGCGGGCATAAAATGCATTTATCCATTCTGCATATTCAGGAAATTCGGCCTGTTTGATTTGATTGGCTTTCGCAATACTTCGGCCACGGTCTTGTTCGATATTCCATTCACCATTACAGACATGGCTTAAGAAAAATTCCCGCTCTTTTTCATCGACAATTAATTTTCGATAAAGATAATCAGGATTCCAATCAAATAAAACACCACCAAAATCAAACACTACGGCACGAATAGCCATGATGAAATGCTCAATGGATAAGAGAAGACTCTATTGTACCCGTCAGCTTGGCAGATTGTATGACACTGAGGCTTATTTGATATTCAGTGTCCAATGTATTTACAGGGGAGGTAAAACCTGCGGCTTGTGCGATTCAACGCCGCCGGTTTCATTTGATTGGCTTTAGATCTCTAAGCTGTAATAGCGATAAGTTTGATCGAGCTGATAGCCCAGTGATTCATATAAAGCCTGTGCGCGTTGATTATCGTGGGCTGTGGATAAATCAAGGCGCACTGCGCCGGTTTGCTTGGCATGCAGGCGGGCTTTGTCCATCAGCAGGCGCGATACACCTATGCCTCTTGCGGATTCATCAACAAATAAATCGTATAAAACCCAGACTCTGGCTGCTGCTATTGAGCAAAATGAAGGGTAAAGCTGGATAAACCCAAGCCCTTTTCCTTCATGATTACTGGCCAGTAAAATGACACTTTCATTTAATGCGAGCCGTTGCTGCAAAAAATCATGCGCGATTTGTAGATTGCTCTCTTGCTGATAAAAAACACGATAAGCATTAAATAAAGGCGCTAATTGATTTAGATCATCTAAATTGGCATAGCGGATAAAGCATGGTTTAGTCATCAATACTTACCTTTTTGATACGAGAGGATCAAGAAAAACACCGACTAATTGAGCAAGGCCAATGGCCAGTGGAATAGCGCCTGTCCAGCAGAAGATGGATGGAAAGTCGCTATAGCGGAAAAACATCAGCAAGCCAACTCCTAAGCCAATCAGGGTGAATGCCCGGTGTAAGCGAGTGCTGGGATTCATTTGTTTTGATGAAATTGTTTCTAATAGTGTTTTAGACTGGGCAGTGAGCAGCTCTGGCGGTATGGGCAAATCTTTAGCCAGCATTTTTTGAATTGTTTCATGCTGCAGCTGAAGCCGCTGATGGCGAAAGTAGAATACGATTGCCACGATAAAAACCGGCATCAGAATCGATACAATAGGAATAATAATCTCAGGCGAGAAGAAGGCTTGCAGGGCATTCATGATATTTTCCTTTGCTCGTTATAGGTGCTTATTCTGACGTCATAACGATGTTTTTGGCAAGGGAATCGCGTGTTTTCCTGCAAGCTGCTTTTAATAGTAAGCCATGTTAATTCTTACTTTTTAGCTGCGTTCTTTCCAGGTTGTATTGCAGGTCGTTTGTAAGTATTTAAGCGCACGTTCCATGTAAAAGTCAGGTCGATCTGGATCATTATCGGCGAGGGCATCGCTGGCGGCATTTTTTAAATCGTTGTACCAGAATTTTTTGAGCTCATCTTTATAGATGTCAGGAATATTATTCTCAATAAAGTTATGGATAGATTCTAAGTTAAATCCTGATGTTCTAAAGTGGCTAATGACTTCTTTTGCCTCACGTTTTAGCATGCAGGGCTTTAAAGGCAGGCCGCTTGCTGCAAATAAAAATAAGGTGGAAATAACGCTGTCGTCATCGTTATTTTGATGAGTGAGTTTTCGCCAACTATTGGCGACTTCATGATCATGATTACTAATTTCACTGATATCGCCATCACAAATATAGTAAGCCTCAGGCATAAACTGAGGCGTTTTCATTTTTGTTAGCTCATTAGCTATAAAAAAATCCATTTCTATTTGTGCAGTTTGCTGAATAGAAGTGGGGGCTGCTGCAAAAAATAGCTTAAATCGCTCTGTATTTAATGTGGATTTTTTATTTGTTGCAGATTTAATGAGTTTACTGATTTCAGCCCGATTAGGTAGTTTTAATTTAGCTTCTTTCACCCATAAAATGAGCATTACGCTTTGAATTAACGATTCTGCATCACAAAAGGCATCTGCAGTTAAGCTCATTTTCTTTGCCAGCCAAAAACCTAAATCTATTTTTTTCTGATAGCCGGATCTTTTATTGATCTCTGCCTGATATTTAGCTAAGGAGATTTGCTCAGCCGAAGTTTGCTGATTTAAATATGATTGTTGCTCTTCGGCAGATTCATTCTGTGGCTGAATTAGCAGCGTTTCACGAGGCATGGCGTGTAGTTTTCTGAGCATATCTGCCCCTGCTTTTGAATGAGATAGCAGGGTATTGTTGCGCAATGACAGGGCCGCAGTTTGAAGATCGCCCTGAGAAATACTTTCAAGGTAGAGGCTAATTAAATTAACGGTACGAATTAATGCCAGCTCAATATCCGGGCGCAGATAGGCAGTGCCAAAGTAATTGGCAATCTGTACCATGCCTTTAGCTAAATCTGCGTGAATGATCTGTATGCGTTCAGGCGTAATCATTCCTTGCGCTACGCCGTAGCTTAAGGCTTTTTCAAAGAAACGGCGGCTATCAAAAGTGGATAGTGTGGTAGACACTACGCTCATGTATTTTCCTTTTAGATTGCAGATTCTTCGGCGTCATTTTCAAGATCAATGCTTTTTAGCAAATCTTCAATCAGTGCATTGCTGATCGTTTTGCTTTCTTGCTTGATATATTTAGCGAGTAAGCGGCCTTGCAGTTCCAGAATAAGGTGGTCGAATACATCGGCCAACTCATGAAATAAGACCCAAATGGCTTCTTTCCAATCACTATCAGCAATTTCTGCGCGGGAAATATTCCATTTTAATTTATCGATAATATGTTCTGTGGAGTGAAACACTTCAAAGAATTCTTTGATTTCATCAAGCGTGCTACTGCCATCGTCACAGATAAAAGGCAGTGTTGTGCTGGCATTACAGGCGTGCAGCACAAAGTTAAATACGTCTTCGTGATAGTCATTAAAATAATCCGCTAATGTTTCTATGCCCGCTGGTTTGGTCTGGTAAATGGCGTCTAAATAATCCGCTGTTTCATCGGCGCTTTTATAAATGACCAGATTAATCATGGCTCGCAGTTTATCTTTGGTGCGATCGCCATATTGCGTATCTAGCACAATGGCGCGGGCAAATTGCTCAGGCGTGACCATCAGGCTGAGTACCGATTCTTTGGATGAGTCGTATTCACGCATAATGGCGAGTAAGTCTTTAGCCGGTACTTCTTCTAAAATTTCAGCTAGCGCATAATCACCGTGCTGATCTGCAATATCTGATAGCTCTTTTTCTGCACCGATAATATCGCCGACTAGAATTAGTTTTGATGCATTGATGATTGCTGGATGCATTTCAAATCCTTTATCTCTTTAATTTTTGTGCTTAGCAAAAGTCTTTTGGCGACTTTGAGCCGCCTTGCTGAAAGCGTAACGATTTAGTTGTTTTCAGTTTCTACTGATTCAAAACCCTGCTCGCTCAGCCAATCTGATCCCGATTCATTTAATTGAAGCGCACCATCTTCGTCATCGTCAAAATCGTCGTTTTCAATGACTTCGGCGTGGGCGGTGTGGGTACCATTGCTGCGTATAAATTCTAATGCAGCGGCCATGACCATAAAGAAATCGCCACCTTCTGCTTCTAAAGTGGCATTGATTAGTTTTTCTGCCCAGCTGGCGATGCTTAAATGGCTGCTTAGCTCATCCCATGAAATAAAATCATCGCCATAGCCTTCCGGCTCGCTAAAAATAATGCTCTGCATTACTTTAGGACTATTAAAGCTAAACGCATTGTGAAAAATAACTGCGACCATTTCAGGAGCAAATTCAATCATCGGCAGGATGTGGGCAATTTCCCGGCGCTTTTCATCAAGTCGTTTTTTAAGTGCAGATCTGCCTTCAGAATCGCTGGATAAATCGTCTAACTCGGCTTCATAGCTGGCGTAAAGATCGGCAAAGTAAGGGGCAATGCTCACTGGATGATTCCTTTAATGTATTTTTCGGCAATGTCGCGGGCAATCTCTAATGGATTGTCGATAAGGCTGCGTTGCCGGTAGTCGTCGTATGCTTGGCGGCGATGCACATCGGTCAGTACTTCATAAGCTTCTTGAATCGCCCGAAATTGCGCTACTGCAGCTGGGTCAGGATTTTTGTCGGGGTGGTATTTGGCGGCATTTTTACGGTAAGCGGATTTAATTAAATCAATGCTGGCAGTGGGGGAGATGCCTAATTTTGCATAATGATCTTGAATAACAGACATGTGGGCTTTCTTTCCTATGGCGCATTGGCGGCATTGTTAAGCGCTGGCTAGTGTTGATGCAAGGGTCTTGTTAAAGAGATGCTTGCGATACCGTTATATTCCGAGCTGATTTTGTGTGTATTTTAAACGAAAAACAGCAAAGCACCCTTGCAATATCAACTACTTATTGCAAGGGTGCTTTGCTTACCGCTCAGGCTGGCTAGGCGGCAGAGTAAGTGTGACTGGCTTGTTTCAGATGGCGCAATTCGCGCCATAATACGCCAGCAATCATAATACCAATCACTGTATTGACTAATGGTAGTGCAATATATACACCATTGACGCCCCACCACATTGGGATCAGCCAGAGTGCCGGTATTAACAGCAGCGTTTTACCTAAGGTGCCAAGCATCGACAGGCGCGTGAGTGCCATGGCTTGCAATGCAATCACACCTACAATAATCGCGCCATCAAAAGGCAGCGCAAACAGGTGGATTTGCAAGGCATTTGTTGCTGCCTCGATAAGCGCCTGATCTTTGCCTGCGTAGAGCGTAGCGATGGTATGCGGGAAAAACTGCACTACGGCTAGCAGCGCCAGGCTGATCGCTAAGCTTACCTTTAAGCCATAGGATAAAGTTTGCGCCAGTCTTTGCGGTTGATTTGCACCGGTAGCATGGCTTAATAATGGCTGCATTCCCAATGCCAAGCCGTGTATCAGTAAAATAAAGACGGCTTCGGTATAGCCCGCCACCGCATAAGCGGCCACATCGCTGCCCTTACCGTATTCCAGCAGCTGATAGTTATGTGCAAATAGCAGAAAGGCTAAGTTGGCTTCCATTAAAAAACTGGAGATACCAAGGCCCATCATGGATGGCATGCTTTGCCAGTGCGGGCGCAGATCTTTCAGAGCAATCCGTAAGCGGGCAAAAGGGCTAAAGAAATAGATCAGCCCCACTAGTGTTATCAGTGTTTCAACCAGCAAGGTGGCGCCTGCTGATCCCGCCAAACCCCAGCCTAAGATCACAACAAAGAAGTAATTCAGAGCAATATTAGCTAAGCCGCCAATCACCACCATATAGGTAATGAATTGTGGCCTGCCATCGTTCCTTACTAAATAAATGACCGCCATTTGGCCTATCGTCACGAGGCCACCCCAGAGCATGATCGATAAGTACGAACGCGCTTCTTGCAGCACGGCCGGATCATTATCTGCATTCAGCAGTGCCAGTAGCTTCTCGATCTGGTTAATGCCGATCAGGGGCAAAATAATTCCCAGTGCCGCGATAATCAGTATGGTGTTACTTAGCGCTTGGCGCGCTTCTTGCGTTTTTCCCGCTCCTTGCAAGATGGAAATCCGGGTTGCTGCGCCCATGCTGATCATGGCACCTAAGCCCACTTGCAACAAAATAACCGGGTAGACCAGATTAATGGCCGCAAGGGCATGGGCACCGACATAGCGACCCACAAAGATGCCATCGACCACGGTGTATAAGCCGATGACCAGCATACCGGCGACGGAGGGAATCACGTAGCGCCAGAATAGGGTGGCAACGGGTAAGGTATTAAGATCCTGTAGATTTTGTTGACTCATAAAAGCTCGATTGGCAATTTTTTGCGGCAGGATGAAAGAATTCGCCATACTAGCATTTAATCAGTCATGCGTGATTAATTAATTTTGTGTCATAATTCCGGGAACTTAAGAGGAATCGTCATGGCAAGAAAGACCAAAGAGGATGCGCAAAAAACGCGTGATGCCATTTTGGATGGGGCAGAGCTGGTATTTTTGGATAAGGGCGTAGCACAGGCCACGATGGCCGATATAGCGGATGCCGCCGGTGTTTCCCGTGGCGCGGTTTATGGCCATTACCCGAACAAAATTGATGTATGTAAAGCCATGAGCGAGCGGATGTTTGCGCTCGAAACCATGCACTTTAGCCCCGACAGCAGCAATGCAATGGAGGCGCTGGTGCAAACCGGTATGTACTATTTAAATTTATTTTGCCAGCCGGGTACGGCCCAATCTGTGATTGCCATTCTGTATTTTAAGTGTGAGCGCAGCCATGAAAATACCTCATTGATCCGGCACCGGGATCTGATTACCAAGCTAGCGATGCACTACAGCCTGCGCCTTTTGCGTCGTGCCGTGCAAAATCAAGAGTTGCCCAACACGCTTGATTTACGCCT encodes the following:
- a CDS encoding HAD family hydrolase yields the protein MAIRAVVFDFGGVLFDWNPDYLYRKLIVDEKEREFFLSHVCNGEWNIEQDRGRSIAKANQIKQAEFPEYAEWINAFYARWPETLRGTLAEGVALMEQLEAAEIPLYGLTNWSDETFPYAWENYPLLHRFKDIVVSGRLGLIKPDPAIYQAMFERIAQAIPDLHPNELVFIDDVAKNAYAATQLGWHGIHHTSAAHTAAQLHQLGLKF
- a CDS encoding GNAT family N-acetyltransferase, which encodes MTKPCFIRYANLDDLNQLAPLFNAYRVFYQQESNLQIAHDFLQQRLALNESVILLASNHEGKGLGFIQLYPSFCSIAAARVWVLYDLFVDESARGIGVSRLLMDKARLHAKQTGAVRLDLSTAHDNQRAQALYESLGYQLDQTYRYYSLEI
- a CDS encoding DUF6249 domain-containing protein; this encodes MNALQAFFSPEIIIPIVSILMPVFIVAIVFYFRHQRLQLQHETIQKMLAKDLPIPPELLTAQSKTLLETISSKQMNPSTRLHRAFTLIGLGVGLLMFFRYSDFPSIFCWTGAIPLAIGLAQLVGVFLDPLVSKR
- a CDS encoding DnaJ domain-containing protein — encoded protein: MSVIQDHYAKLGISPTASIDLIKSAYRKNAAKYHPDKNPDPAAVAQFRAIQEAYEVLTDVHRRQAYDDYRQRSLIDNPLEIARDIAEKYIKGIIQ
- a CDS encoding MATE family efflux transporter, producing MSQQNLQDLNTLPVATLFWRYVIPSVAGMLVIGLYTVVDGIFVGRYVGAHALAAINLVYPVILLQVGLGAMISMGAATRISILQGAGKTQEARQALSNTILIIAALGIILPLIGINQIEKLLALLNADNDPAVLQEARSYLSIMLWGGLVTIGQMAVIYLVRNDGRPQFITYMVVIGGLANIALNYFFVVILGWGLAGSAGATLLVETLITLVGLIYFFSPFARLRIALKDLRPHWQSMPSMMGLGISSFLMEANLAFLLFAHNYQLLEYGKGSDVAAYAVAGYTEAVFILLIHGLALGMQPLLSHATGANQPQRLAQTLSYGLKVSLAISLALLAVVQFFPHTIATLYAGKDQALIEAATNALQIHLFALPFDGAIIVGVIALQAMALTRLSMLGTLGKTLLLIPALWLIPMWWGVNGVYIALPLVNTVIGIMIAGVLWRELRHLKQASHTYSAA
- a CDS encoding TetR family transcriptional regulator; protein product: MARKTKEDAQKTRDAILDGAELVFLDKGVAQATMADIADAAGVSRGAVYGHYPNKIDVCKAMSERMFALETMHFSPDSSNAMEALVQTGMYYLNLFCQPGTAQSVIAILYFKCERSHENTSLIRHRDLITKLAMHYSLRLLRRAVQNQELPNTLDLRLSNLYLHAVFDGMYDMLQDLYPDRPQAALPDCERMLRTAVTSLVQAPHLQRDELRVL